In one Streptomyces sp. NBC_01241 genomic region, the following are encoded:
- a CDS encoding ABC transporter permease — protein sequence MSQSVLAKSPPEAAGVVRRAGPSAGERFARAAEQSWRPLALLLACFAVWWVISAAELVKPYLVPSPGATLDVLTGKAGYLWQHTWVTTYETLLGFLIAVAVGVLAAVVMVYSSTVERTLYPILLFAQVVPKIAIAPLFIVWLGFGIGPKILIAVLIAFFPVVISMVTGLKAVDPEMLQLSATMGAKPWQTFLKIRFPASLPHLFSGLKVAVTLAVTGAVVGEFVGANEGLGYVILQANGNLDTPMLFAGLLVMSLIGVVLFVAVEIAEILLLPWHASRRDTSATTTY from the coding sequence GTGAGTCAGAGTGTGTTGGCCAAAAGCCCACCCGAAGCGGCGGGAGTCGTCCGGCGGGCCGGGCCCTCGGCGGGGGAGCGGTTCGCACGGGCGGCCGAGCAGAGCTGGCGGCCCCTCGCCCTGCTGCTGGCCTGTTTCGCCGTCTGGTGGGTGATCTCGGCGGCGGAGTTGGTGAAGCCCTACCTCGTACCGTCGCCCGGGGCGACCCTCGACGTCCTCACCGGCAAGGCGGGCTATCTCTGGCAGCACACCTGGGTGACCACGTACGAGACGCTGCTCGGCTTCCTGATCGCCGTGGCCGTCGGTGTCCTCGCGGCCGTCGTCATGGTGTACTCCTCGACCGTCGAGCGCACGCTCTATCCGATCCTGCTGTTCGCCCAGGTCGTACCGAAGATCGCGATCGCGCCGCTGTTCATCGTCTGGCTCGGCTTCGGAATCGGACCGAAGATCCTCATCGCCGTGCTCATCGCCTTCTTCCCCGTGGTGATCTCCATGGTCACCGGCCTCAAGGCGGTCGACCCGGAGATGCTCCAACTCTCGGCGACGATGGGCGCCAAGCCGTGGCAGACCTTTCTCAAGATCCGCTTCCCGGCCTCGCTCCCGCATCTCTTCTCGGGACTCAAGGTCGCCGTCACCCTCGCGGTGACCGGCGCGGTCGTCGGCGAGTTCGTCGGCGCCAACGAGGGCCTGGGCTATGTGATCCTCCAGGCCAACGGCAACCTCGACACCCCGATGCTCTTCGCCGGGCTGCTCGTGATGTCACTCATCGGCGTCGTCCTCTTCGTCGCCGTCGAGATCGCGGAAATCCTGCTGCTCCCGTGGCACGCCAGCCGCCGGGACACCTCCGCCACCACCACGTACTGA
- a CDS encoding transketolase family protein, with protein MDTMRDRFISTTSQLLDEDPRLALVLAEISRDGFERAARAHPDRVINVGIREQLLIGAGAGMALAGLRPLVHTFASFLVERPFEQVKLDFGHQGVGGVLVSAGGSYDWPAGGFTHMSPGDVALMDTLDDWTVHVPGHPDEAEELLRQAAAEDGRVYVRLSLQSNTRARPVGAGSGFTVVREGKGGVVIAVGPMLDNVLAATDGLDVTVLYATTVRPFDGAGLRRAVGGGAADVVIVEPYLAGTSTAVANDALIELPHRVLGLGVGRAELRKYGEIDEHLTAHGLDPRGLRELIGAFLGG; from the coding sequence ATGGACACGATGCGTGACCGCTTCATCTCGACCACGTCGCAGCTGCTGGACGAGGACCCCCGCCTCGCCCTGGTGCTGGCCGAGATCAGCCGGGACGGTTTCGAACGGGCCGCGCGGGCCCATCCGGACCGGGTCATCAATGTGGGGATCAGGGAACAGCTGCTGATCGGCGCGGGCGCCGGGATGGCGCTCGCCGGACTGCGGCCCCTCGTGCACACCTTCGCCAGCTTTCTGGTGGAGCGGCCGTTCGAGCAGGTCAAGCTGGACTTCGGCCATCAGGGGGTGGGCGGGGTGCTCGTGAGCGCCGGAGGCTCGTACGACTGGCCCGCCGGCGGCTTCACCCACATGTCACCGGGCGATGTCGCCCTCATGGACACCCTCGACGACTGGACGGTCCATGTGCCGGGCCATCCCGACGAGGCCGAGGAGCTGTTGCGGCAGGCTGCGGCCGAGGACGGCCGGGTGTACGTACGGCTGTCGCTCCAGTCGAACACGCGGGCGCGGCCGGTCGGCGCGGGGAGCGGGTTCACCGTGGTGCGGGAGGGGAAGGGCGGGGTGGTGATCGCGGTCGGACCGATGCTCGACAACGTCCTCGCGGCGACCGACGGCCTCGATGTGACCGTGCTGTACGCAACAACGGTGCGCCCGTTCGACGGGGCCGGGCTGCGACGGGCGGTCGGCGGCGGGGCGGCCGATGTGGTGATCGTCGAGCCCTACCTGGCGGGCACCTCCACGGCCGTCGCCAATGACGCGCTCATCGAGCTGCCGCACCGAGTGCTGGGCCTCGGGGTGGGGCGGGCCGAGCTGCGCAAGTACGGGGAGATCGACGAGCACCTCACCGCCCACGGCCTGGATCCGCGGGGGCTGCGGGAACTCATCGGTGCGTTCCTCGGCGGCTGA
- a CDS encoding LacI family DNA-binding transcriptional regulator encodes MTLDAVAREAGVSPATASRALNGTARVRDDLRERVRAAADRLGYIPNAHAQALANATNNRTVGVICHDVSDPYFAAVSSGVMRAAAEQDLLVMLASTFREPAREIAYVSMLRAQRARAILLIGSGFQDRAWERAMDAELAPYVRGGGRVAVVSRHRSLRVDTVQPENRAGAAALARTLVRLGHRTFAVLTGPPALTTVSDRLAGFREGLAEAGIGLDRVVEGAFTREGGYAATRRLLACGRPRPTCVFAVTDVMAVGALAALREAGLRVPEDVSLAGFDDIPLVRELSPALTTVALPLTSMGEDVIALALRERSAGQRARVVRVAGEVVVRASTGTPPVG; translated from the coding sequence GTGACGCTCGACGCCGTGGCCCGGGAGGCCGGCGTCTCCCCCGCCACCGCCTCGCGCGCCCTCAATGGCACGGCCAGGGTGCGCGACGATCTGCGCGAGCGGGTACGGGCGGCGGCGGACCGGCTCGGCTACATCCCCAACGCTCACGCACAGGCACTCGCGAACGCCACCAACAACCGCACGGTGGGCGTGATCTGCCATGATGTCAGCGACCCCTACTTCGCCGCCGTGTCCAGTGGTGTGATGCGGGCCGCCGCCGAACAGGATCTGTTGGTGATGCTGGCCTCCACGTTCCGGGAGCCCGCCCGGGAGATCGCCTACGTCTCGATGCTGCGGGCCCAGCGCGCCCGGGCGATCCTGCTCATCGGCTCCGGGTTCCAGGACCGGGCGTGGGAGCGGGCCATGGATGCCGAACTGGCGCCGTACGTACGGGGCGGCGGACGGGTCGCGGTCGTCAGCCGGCACCGCAGCCTGCGGGTGGACACCGTACAGCCGGAGAACCGGGCGGGGGCGGCCGCGCTCGCCCGGACGCTGGTGCGGCTCGGGCACCGGACGTTCGCGGTGCTCACCGGGCCGCCCGCGCTGACCACGGTCTCCGACCGGCTCGCGGGCTTCCGGGAAGGGCTCGCGGAGGCGGGGATCGGGCTCGACCGGGTCGTGGAGGGCGCGTTCACCCGCGAGGGCGGGTACGCGGCGACCCGCCGGCTGCTGGCCTGTGGCCGTCCGCGGCCGACCTGCGTGTTCGCGGTCACCGATGTGATGGCGGTCGGTGCGCTCGCCGCGCTGCGGGAGGCGGGGTTACGGGTGCCGGAGGATGTCTCGCTGGCGGGCTTCGACGACATCCCGCTGGTCCGGGAGTTGTCACCGGCGCTCACCACGGTGGCGTTGCCGCTTACTTCGATGGGCGAGGACGTGATCGCGCTGGCGCTGCGGGAACGGTCGGCGGGGCAGCGGGCCCGGGTCGTGCGGGTGGCGGGCGAGGTGGTGGTGCGGGCGAGTACGGGAACGCCGCCGGTCGGATGA
- a CDS encoding transketolase, producing the protein MTNTTTPPTGGYRDMNRLMSLMTGDEKHGPAATSTLDALWVLYDRVLRVTPGTVDAPDRDRFLLSKGHGPMAYYAVLAAHGFFGEELLSGFGAYDSPLGHHPDRTLVPGVEIGSGSLGHGLPLAVGTALGLRARGLTDPRVWVLIGDAELDEGSNHEALAYAGPAGLEQLHTVVIDNASASHGRPGGIAARFETAGWSVDSVDGRDHEALYAAFTAPHGGRPRAVIAHVAPKH; encoded by the coding sequence ATGACGAACACGACAACCCCGCCGACGGGCGGCTACCGCGACATGAACCGCCTGATGAGCCTGATGACGGGGGACGAGAAGCACGGCCCCGCCGCGACCTCCACGCTGGACGCGCTCTGGGTGCTGTACGACCGGGTGCTGCGGGTGACGCCCGGCACCGTGGACGCGCCGGACCGCGACCGGTTCCTGCTGTCCAAGGGGCACGGGCCGATGGCGTACTACGCGGTCCTGGCCGCGCACGGCTTCTTCGGCGAGGAGCTGCTGTCGGGGTTCGGGGCGTACGACTCCCCGCTCGGGCACCACCCGGACCGGACCCTGGTGCCGGGGGTCGAGATCGGCAGCGGGTCGCTGGGACACGGGCTGCCGCTGGCCGTGGGGACCGCGCTCGGTCTGCGGGCGCGGGGGCTGACCGACCCGAGGGTATGGGTGCTGATCGGGGATGCCGAGCTGGACGAGGGCAGCAATCACGAGGCGCTCGCCTACGCGGGCCCGGCCGGTCTGGAGCAGCTGCACACCGTGGTGATCGACAACGCGTCGGCGTCGCACGGCCGGCCCGGCGGGATCGCGGCCCGGTTCGAGACCGCCGGCTGGTCGGTCGACTCCGTCGACGGACGGGACCACGAGGCGTTGTACGCGGCCTTCACCGCACCACACGGCGGACGCCCGCGTGCCGTGATCGCGCACGTCGCTCCGAAGCACTGA
- a CDS encoding ABC transporter ATP-binding protein → MTMPKQDTTRTEVPVPAATAAAAVELSDVAVRFRSRKRDVTALHEVSLDVAPGEFVAIVGPSGCGKSTLLKLVAGLLKPSSGEVRIGGEQVNGVRHDIGYVFQRAALLEWRSARRNILLQAEIRKMPPAQARGRADELIRMTGLDGFEDAYPHELSGGMQQRVALCRALLHEPPVLLMDEPFGALDALTREQMNMELNRIWRETRTTVLLVTHSISEAVYLADRVVVMSPRPGRVSEIIEVGLGAEREYGETLGRPEFREAAARIRDLLGAASAHD, encoded by the coding sequence ATGACCATGCCGAAGCAGGACACGACACGGACCGAGGTGCCGGTCCCCGCCGCCACGGCGGCAGCAGCGGTCGAATTGTCCGACGTGGCGGTCCGGTTCCGCAGCAGGAAGCGCGATGTCACCGCGTTGCACGAGGTGTCGCTCGATGTGGCCCCCGGTGAGTTCGTGGCCATCGTCGGACCGTCCGGATGCGGCAAGTCGACCCTGCTCAAACTGGTCGCGGGACTGCTGAAGCCGTCCTCGGGCGAGGTCCGGATCGGTGGCGAGCAGGTCAACGGGGTGCGCCACGACATCGGTTACGTGTTCCAGCGCGCCGCCCTCCTGGAGTGGCGCTCGGCGCGCCGCAACATCCTGCTCCAGGCCGAGATCCGGAAGATGCCTCCCGCGCAGGCGCGCGGCCGGGCCGACGAACTGATCCGGATGACGGGACTGGACGGCTTCGAGGACGCGTATCCGCACGAGCTGTCCGGCGGAATGCAACAGCGCGTGGCACTGTGCCGGGCGCTGCTGCACGAACCGCCGGTGCTGTTGATGGACGAGCCGTTCGGCGCGCTCGACGCCCTCACCCGCGAGCAGATGAACATGGAGCTGAACCGCATCTGGCGGGAGACCCGCACCACCGTCCTGCTGGTCACCCACTCCATCTCGGAGGCCGTCTATCTGGCCGACCGGGTGGTGGTGATGAGCCCGCGCCCCGGCAGGGTCTCCGAGATCATCGAGGTGGGGCTGGGCGCGGAACGGGAGTACGGCGAGACGCTCGGCCGCCCGGAGTTCCGGGAGGCGGCCGCCCGTATCCGCGACCTGCTGGGGGCGGCGTCGGCGCACGACTGA
- a CDS encoding ABC transporter ATP-binding protein, giving the protein MIEQRAVTTEPGTQRALLSVRDLKVAFPSEAGRVDAVRGVSFDLHRGKTLGIVGESGSGKSVTSMAVMGLLPEYASVTGEIMLDGKNLLDLDDRRMSKVRGQRIGMIFQDPLSSLTPIFSIGAQIVESLQIHQEISSAAAWKRAVELLDLVGIPNPDRRAKGFPHEFSGGMRQRAVIAMAIANDPDLIIADEPTTALDVTVQAQILDVLKTAQRETGAAVIMITHDLGVVAGSADDVMVMYAGRPVEHAGVDELFAQPRMPYTIGLMGAIPRLDDRDREALTPVPGTPPLLVDLPDACPFAARCPAVEDACREAEPPLLAIAGSDTGAGHSTACRRAAEIRDGAIGGEPIYPVPAERESRVADVPREDRPKVLELSGVTKTFPLAKGGLLKRKVGTVFAVNGIDLDIREGETLGLVGESGCGKTTTLLEIMGLNPPEQGSIAVCGQDTADLKRKQDISAVRRNIQMVFQDPMGALDPRMTVFDILEEPLRAVGERDKKVLSTKVADLMELVGLDPEHRDRFPSAFSGGQRQRIGIARALSTKPQLLVLDEPVSALDVSVQAGVINLLNDLKAELGLSYLFVAHDLSVVCHISDRVAVMYLGRIVEIGATDSVFDNPRHPYTKALLSAIPLPDPVAERTRERVLLEGDLPSPTDERPGCRFVSRCPLHTTLSEPQKEQCRGVTPLLTERGDPDHRDACHFAGTTTSVDN; this is encoded by the coding sequence ATGATCGAGCAGCGCGCTGTCACGACCGAGCCCGGCACCCAGCGGGCCCTGCTGTCCGTGCGTGACCTGAAGGTCGCCTTCCCCTCGGAGGCCGGCCGGGTGGACGCCGTTCGCGGTGTCTCCTTCGACCTGCACCGCGGCAAGACCCTCGGCATCGTGGGCGAATCCGGTTCGGGCAAGTCCGTCACGTCGATGGCCGTCATGGGGCTGCTTCCCGAGTACGCCTCGGTCACGGGCGAGATCATGCTCGACGGGAAGAACCTCCTCGACCTGGACGACCGGCGGATGTCCAAGGTCCGCGGTCAGCGGATCGGCATGATCTTCCAGGACCCGCTCTCGTCGCTCACTCCGATCTTCAGCATCGGGGCCCAGATCGTCGAGTCCCTCCAGATCCACCAGGAGATCTCGTCCGCAGCCGCCTGGAAGCGGGCCGTCGAGCTGCTGGACCTGGTCGGCATCCCCAACCCGGACCGCCGCGCCAAGGGGTTCCCGCACGAGTTCTCGGGCGGCATGCGGCAGCGGGCCGTGATCGCCATGGCCATCGCGAACGACCCCGACCTGATCATCGCCGACGAGCCGACGACCGCCCTGGACGTCACCGTGCAGGCCCAGATCCTCGACGTCCTCAAGACGGCCCAGCGCGAGACCGGCGCCGCGGTCATCATGATCACCCACGACCTCGGGGTGGTGGCCGGCTCCGCCGACGACGTCATGGTGATGTACGCCGGTCGCCCGGTCGAGCACGCCGGGGTGGACGAGCTCTTCGCGCAGCCCCGGATGCCGTACACCATCGGCCTGATGGGCGCGATCCCCCGCCTGGACGACCGCGACAGGGAAGCGCTGACCCCGGTTCCGGGTACTCCGCCGCTCCTGGTGGACCTTCCCGACGCCTGTCCGTTCGCGGCGCGCTGCCCCGCGGTCGAGGACGCCTGCCGGGAGGCCGAGCCGCCGCTGCTGGCCATCGCCGGGAGTGACACCGGTGCGGGGCACTCGACGGCCTGCCGGCGTGCCGCGGAGATCCGTGACGGCGCCATCGGCGGTGAGCCGATCTACCCCGTCCCGGCCGAGCGGGAGAGCCGCGTCGCGGACGTCCCCCGTGAGGACCGGCCGAAGGTCCTGGAACTCTCCGGTGTCACGAAGACCTTCCCGCTCGCCAAGGGCGGCCTGCTCAAGCGCAAGGTGGGCACGGTCTTCGCGGTCAACGGCATCGACCTGGACATCCGCGAGGGAGAGACGCTCGGGCTGGTCGGCGAGTCGGGGTGCGGGAAGACCACCACTCTGCTGGAGATCATGGGGCTGAACCCGCCCGAGCAGGGCAGCATCGCCGTCTGCGGCCAGGACACGGCCGACCTGAAGCGGAAGCAGGACATCAGCGCCGTCCGCCGCAACATCCAGATGGTGTTCCAGGACCCCATGGGCGCGCTGGACCCCCGTATGACGGTCTTCGACATCCTCGAGGAACCGCTCCGCGCGGTCGGCGAACGCGACAAGAAGGTGCTCAGCACCAAGGTCGCGGACCTCATGGAGCTGGTGGGGCTCGACCCCGAGCACCGTGACCGCTTCCCCTCCGCATTCTCCGGCGGACAGCGGCAGCGCATCGGCATCGCCCGGGCGCTCTCCACCAAGCCCCAGCTGCTCGTGCTCGACGAGCCGGTCTCGGCTCTCGACGTCTCGGTGCAGGCCGGCGTCATCAACCTGCTCAACGACCTCAAGGCCGAGCTGGGCCTGTCCTACCTCTTCGTCGCCCACGACCTGTCGGTGGTGTGCCACATCTCCGACCGTGTGGCGGTGATGTATCTGGGCCGGATCGTCGAAATCGGGGCCACCGACTCCGTCTTCGACAACCCCAGGCACCCCTACACCAAGGCGCTCCTCTCCGCGATCCCCCTGCCCGATCCGGTGGCCGAGCGCACCCGGGAACGCGTCCTCCTGGAAGGCGACCTTCCCAGTCCCACCGACGAACGGCCCGGTTGCCGGTTCGTCTCCAGGTGTCCGCTCCACACGACGTTGTCGGAGCCGCAGAAGGAGCAGTGTCGCGGGGTCACTCCTCTGCTCACCGAGAGGGGGGACCCGGACCACCGCGACGCATGCCATTTCGCGGGCACGACCACGTCTGTCGACAACTAA
- a CDS encoding ABC transporter substrate-binding protein, whose product MYARRLLIGVVPLVLVATACGGNDASTTTSQSGKKLDKVTLTLNWYPYGEHAPFYYGKQQKIFEKHGIDLKIQAGQGSQKTVQATAAGQTDFGWADTPALLAGVDQGVQVKSLGVFLQTTPASVQSFDAAGIRSPADLKGKTIAGTAGDALSKTFPIFLKKNGLAESDVKVQNTDPAGKIAAVISGKTDGLLGYASDQGPTMQDKAKKPVSYLRFSENGLNFYSNGLLAGQQILSSKSELAERMVRAVSESWAAAEKAPGPAVAAMDGASEQLPPATVLAEQFKTTLTLLHTTSTQGKAPGVNDEADWQQTIDVFAEAGMVSKPKAVAEYWDEKTALKG is encoded by the coding sequence ATGTATGCGCGCAGACTCCTGATCGGTGTCGTACCTCTCGTCCTGGTGGCCACGGCCTGCGGTGGCAACGACGCGTCGACCACCACGAGCCAATCGGGCAAGAAGCTGGACAAGGTCACGCTGACCCTCAACTGGTATCCGTACGGCGAACACGCGCCGTTCTACTACGGCAAGCAGCAGAAGATCTTCGAGAAGCACGGCATCGACCTGAAGATCCAGGCGGGCCAGGGCTCGCAGAAGACGGTGCAGGCCACCGCGGCGGGCCAGACCGACTTCGGTTGGGCCGACACCCCCGCGCTGCTCGCCGGTGTCGACCAGGGCGTTCAGGTGAAGAGCCTCGGAGTCTTCCTCCAGACCACCCCGGCGTCGGTGCAGTCCTTCGACGCCGCGGGCATCCGATCGCCCGCCGACCTCAAGGGCAAGACCATCGCGGGGACCGCGGGGGACGCGCTCTCCAAGACCTTCCCGATCTTCCTGAAGAAGAACGGCCTGGCCGAGTCGGACGTCAAGGTGCAGAACACCGACCCGGCGGGCAAGATCGCCGCGGTGATCTCCGGGAAGACCGACGGACTGCTCGGCTACGCCAGCGACCAGGGCCCCACCATGCAGGACAAGGCGAAGAAGCCCGTCTCGTACCTGCGCTTCTCCGAGAACGGGCTGAACTTCTACTCCAACGGTCTGCTCGCCGGCCAGCAGATCCTCTCCTCGAAGTCCGAACTCGCCGAACGCATGGTGCGGGCGGTCAGCGAGTCGTGGGCGGCCGCCGAGAAGGCCCCCGGACCGGCGGTCGCGGCGATGGACGGAGCCTCGGAGCAACTGCCGCCGGCCACGGTCCTGGCCGAGCAGTTCAAGACGACCCTCACTCTGCTGCACACCACCTCGACCCAGGGCAAGGCGCCCGGCGTGAACGACGAGGCCGACTGGCAGCAGACCATCGACGTCTTCGCCGAGGCCGGCATGGTGAGCAAGCCGAAGGCCGTCGCCGAGTACTGGGACGAGAAGACGGCACTGAAGGGATGA
- a CDS encoding ABC transporter family substrate-binding protein produces MRKISLSLVALAAASSLVLSGCSSDSGDSGQEKSKGATSENQVLTSYNPQPASNLQQGGKLTLPIVEIPDQLNHMQGNASLYTAKLAWFYTPQLSFNDPKGNITYNEDYLTDVKQATVGGNTQVTYDINPKAKWNDGQDMDWTMFRDTWNALNGKDKAYDVSSTDGYSSIASVKKGKDAKQAIVTFDGPFVYWKSLFYEIVNPHIAKAEAFNKAYVNNPHPEWGAGPYTISKFDAKGGTVSFKPNPKWWGATPHLDELTFVQMEEAASINAFKNGQIDAVQASDAEQVNQVKSVKGTELRRGTTTSNNLLVFNSTSPQLKDPAVRKAVMEGIDRAQLAKITFQGLGYTEPLPGSFTLFPFQKGYQDTFGKLVKFDAEKAKKDLDAAGWKAGSDGVRAKDGKKLELTFPTIGDRATTKARATALAQMMKDIGVKLDIEAHPSADFNKVFTKRAFDIFGMGFISSDPNGMLFICQMYCSDSTLNVSRSVPKSMDKETKAVTNLPTLDQQIDAGNKVELEAMKTYGIMPTHNGSTIWAVKKGLANYGAAQFYGSYGNFGQPDLIGWQK; encoded by the coding sequence ATGAGAAAGATCTCCCTGAGCCTGGTGGCGCTCGCCGCCGCCTCTTCCCTCGTCCTCTCCGGGTGCAGCAGCGACTCCGGCGACTCCGGGCAGGAGAAGTCCAAGGGCGCCACCTCGGAGAACCAGGTGCTGACCTCGTACAACCCCCAGCCTGCGAGCAACCTGCAGCAGGGGGGCAAGCTGACGCTTCCCATCGTGGAGATTCCCGATCAGCTCAACCACATGCAGGGCAACGCTTCGCTGTACACAGCGAAGCTCGCCTGGTTCTACACGCCGCAGCTGTCCTTCAACGACCCCAAGGGCAACATCACCTACAACGAGGACTACCTCACCGACGTCAAGCAGGCGACGGTGGGCGGCAACACTCAGGTCACGTACGACATCAACCCGAAGGCCAAGTGGAACGACGGCCAGGACATGGACTGGACGATGTTCCGGGACACCTGGAACGCGCTCAACGGGAAGGACAAGGCGTACGACGTCAGCTCCACCGACGGCTACTCCAGCATCGCCTCGGTCAAGAAGGGCAAGGACGCCAAGCAGGCGATCGTCACCTTCGACGGCCCGTTCGTGTACTGGAAGTCCCTCTTCTACGAGATCGTCAACCCGCACATCGCCAAGGCCGAGGCCTTCAACAAGGCTTACGTGAACAACCCCCACCCGGAGTGGGGTGCCGGTCCTTACACCATCTCCAAGTTCGACGCCAAGGGCGGCACCGTCTCCTTCAAGCCCAACCCCAAGTGGTGGGGCGCCACGCCGCATCTGGACGAGCTCACCTTCGTACAGATGGAGGAAGCCGCCAGTATCAACGCCTTCAAGAACGGCCAGATCGACGCTGTACAGGCAAGTGACGCCGAGCAGGTCAACCAGGTGAAGTCGGTGAAGGGGACCGAGCTTCGCCGCGGCACGACCACCTCCAACAACCTCCTCGTCTTCAACAGCACCTCGCCGCAGCTGAAGGACCCGGCGGTGCGCAAGGCCGTGATGGAAGGGATCGACCGCGCTCAGCTCGCGAAGATCACCTTCCAGGGACTCGGGTACACCGAGCCACTGCCCGGCTCCTTCACCCTCTTCCCCTTCCAGAAGGGGTACCAGGACACCTTCGGCAAGCTCGTGAAGTTCGACGCCGAGAAGGCGAAGAAGGACCTGGACGCCGCCGGCTGGAAGGCCGGCTCGGACGGTGTGCGTGCCAAGGACGGCAAGAAGCTGGAGCTGACCTTCCCCACCATCGGTGACAGGGCTACCACCAAGGCCCGTGCCACTGCCCTCGCCCAGATGATGAAGGACATCGGCGTCAAGCTGGACATCGAGGCTCACCCCTCCGCCGACTTCAACAAGGTGTTCACCAAGCGCGCCTTCGACATCTTCGGGATGGGCTTCATTTCGAGCGACCCGAACGGAATGCTCTTCATCTGCCAGATGTACTGCTCCGACTCCACTCTCAACGTCTCCCGCTCGGTGCCGAAGAGCATGGACAAGGAGACCAAGGCCGTCACCAACCTGCCGACCTTGGACCAGCAAATCGACGCCGGTAACAAGGTCGAGCTGGAAGCCATGAAGACCTACGGCATCATGCCGACCCACAACGGCTCCACCATCTGGGCCGTCAAGAAGGGCCTCGCCAACTATGGGGCGGCCCAGTTCTACGGCAGCTACGGCAACTTCGGCCAGCCCGATCTGATCGGCTGGCAGAAGTAG
- a CDS encoding M1 family metallopeptidase, protein MTTRRTALRLGGAAVAAAVVVPALGSPAGAQPRRFDPKPGSDGVGDPLFPTLGNGGYQVVHYDLTFDFTPVTYDFTAVVKINAKATQDISAFNLDTDGHIIESVAVAGRPATWELSPGQSGQELTVTPARPLHDNQAFTVEIRYRGNGKAPRLGLSGWKFGTDGGFASAAQSSRADTFLPCNDTPSDKATWTFHISAPQGYVATANGELLHKTPRADGSTVWHFALRERMATELIGIAVVKGTYLYGTSHRGLPLRHIVPQGQEEKYAPIVARTADHLAWAEAKFGRYPFSVYGLHIYDGYTDALENQTLSLFSTNWFKPDANGRPGYETTMVHELVHQWFGDSVTPNDWQQAWLNEGPAVYYAGLYGDERGWSVFEDKMKATYEKLDAVRATDGPPGLPKALGGTNIYDGGALVLYALSLQIGQRQFDRVMREWVKRFKDSTYTSEAFIRHTVDVTGDKSLDPFLRDWLFGAVNPPMPGHPDWKASA, encoded by the coding sequence GTGACGACGCGACGCACAGCCCTCAGACTCGGCGGCGCGGCGGTGGCCGCGGCCGTCGTCGTACCCGCCCTCGGCTCGCCCGCCGGAGCGCAGCCGCGCCGCTTCGACCCGAAACCGGGCTCCGACGGCGTCGGCGACCCGCTGTTCCCGACCCTCGGCAACGGTGGTTACCAGGTCGTCCACTACGACCTCACCTTCGACTTCACCCCGGTCACCTACGACTTCACCGCCGTCGTGAAGATCAACGCCAAGGCGACCCAGGACATCTCCGCCTTCAACCTGGACACCGACGGCCACATCATCGAGTCCGTCGCCGTGGCCGGCCGCCCCGCCACCTGGGAGCTCTCGCCGGGCCAGAGCGGCCAGGAGTTGACCGTCACCCCTGCCCGCCCGCTCCACGACAACCAGGCCTTCACCGTCGAGATCCGCTACCGGGGCAACGGCAAGGCGCCCCGACTCGGCCTGAGCGGCTGGAAGTTCGGCACCGACGGCGGCTTCGCGTCTGCCGCCCAGTCCTCCCGCGCCGATACCTTCCTGCCCTGCAACGACACCCCGTCCGACAAGGCGACGTGGACCTTCCACATCAGCGCACCGCAGGGCTACGTCGCCACCGCCAACGGCGAGCTGCTCCACAAGACCCCACGCGCCGACGGCTCCACTGTCTGGCACTTCGCCCTCCGTGAGCGCATGGCGACCGAACTCATCGGCATCGCCGTCGTCAAGGGCACCTATCTGTACGGCACCAGCCACCGCGGACTGCCACTGCGCCACATCGTCCCGCAGGGCCAGGAGGAGAAGTACGCTCCGATCGTCGCCCGTACCGCGGACCATCTCGCGTGGGCGGAGGCGAAGTTCGGCCGCTACCCGTTCTCCGTCTACGGCCTCCACATCTACGACGGCTACACCGACGCCCTGGAGAACCAGACCCTCTCCCTGTTCTCCACCAACTGGTTCAAGCCCGACGCCAACGGCCGGCCCGGCTACGAGACCACCATGGTCCACGAGCTCGTCCACCAGTGGTTCGGCGACTCCGTCACCCCGAACGACTGGCAGCAGGCCTGGCTCAACGAGGGCCCCGCCGTGTACTACGCCGGCCTGTACGGAGACGAACGCGGCTGGTCGGTCTTCGAGGACAAGATGAAGGCCACCTACGAGAAGCTCGACGCCGTCCGCGCCACCGACGGCCCGCCCGGACTCCCGAAGGCGCTCGGCGGCACCAACATCTACGACGGCGGCGCACTCGTCCTGTACGCCCTCAGTCTTCAGATCGGGCAGCGGCAGTTCGACAGGGTCATGCGTGAGTGGGTGAAGCGCTTCAAGGACTCCACGTACACCAGCGAGGCCTTCATCCGGCACACGGTCGACGTCACCGGCGACAAGTCCCTCGACCCGTTCCTGCGCGACTGGCTCTTCGGGGCCGTGAACCCGCCCATGCCCGGCCACCCCGACTGGAAGGCCTCCGCGTGA